DNA sequence from the Brachybacterium avium genome:
CTCGTCGGTTCATGGTCGGGCGCAACTGCGCCCGGGCATCGACCTATCGTCTCATGCGAGCCGCCCTCGGCCCGCTCCCCGCCGCGCGCGAGGACGGAGGTCACAGGGAGACGTCAGTCGATCCCCCTCGCGCCTCAGTGCGCCGGGTGGAAGTAGGTGGTGCCCAGCGCCCGGGTGACAGCGCCGGTGACCATCTGCAGCTGCTCCATCTCCTCGTCGAAGTCGACGATGATGTCATCCAGCGAACGGAACCGCAGGCTGGCCAGGGCACGGCCGGCGATCCTCCGACCGGGCTCCGCCGCACCGAGGCGATCGAAGCTGTTCCCATGGAGCTTGGCGAGGGTCTCCAGCGCCTCGTCGAGCTCACTGAGGCAGTGCACGGCCGAGCGGGGGAAGATCGAGTCCAGCAGCAGGAACTCGATCGCCCGGGAGGAGCGGACGCGCCCCCGGTAGGTGCGGATGTATGCCTCGTGCGCGCTGCACGAACGCAGCAGCATCACGGTCCCTGCGGAGGAGGCGTCCGCCAGGTCGTGGTCCTGCAGATTGCGGGCGAGCATGTCGACCCGTTCGAGCAGCTGCCCGATGCGCAGGAACAGCCAGGCCTCGTCACGCGTCATGGAAGAGTCGACCAGACCGTTCACCACAGCGCAGCGGTCCTTCGCGAACTGGAAGGCGCCGTGCATGCGGGAGGGGCGCACTCCGCGGGGCAGGCCGAGCGTGGTGGTGTTCAGCGATTCCCACACCTCGGTCGAGAGCGCCTCGCGCACCCCGCGGGCATTCTCCCGTGCGGTGAGCAGCGCGCCGGCCACGGAGGACGGGTTCATCCGGTCGGTGACCAGGCTGTCCAGCACCCGCTGGACGGTGCAGTCCTCCTCGCCGACCTGCTCCACGCCGAAGATCTGGTAGACGGCGGCGCACGCGGCGGTGAGGTCCTCCGGGGTGTCCTCGGTGATGGACTGCAGAGTGACGTCGAGTATCCGAGCGGTCTGATCGGCGCGTTCGACGTATCGGCCGATCCAGAACATCGCGTCGGCGATCCTACTGAGCATCATGGGGTGTCTCCTCGACGTCGATGATCGGGATCGCGGAGGTGACCGGATCGGGTTCGGTGGCCCGCTCCTCGGCCGGTTCCTCGCGCACGTCCTCGAACTCGTCGTAGCTGTCGTCGGTGGGGTCCTCGATCGCTTCGTCGCGGGTCTCCTGGGACTGCGCGGTCGAGGAAGCAGGGCCGGTGTCGGCGGTGCGCTCCGCGGCGAGCACCCAGGTGTCCTTCGAGCCGCCGCCGCGGGAGGAGTTCACGATCATCTCGCCGCGGGGCAGTGCGACCCGAGTGAGTCCGCCCGGCAGCACCCAGACATCGTCGCCGCTGTTCAGCGCGAAGGGGCGCAGATCCACATGGCGCGGTTCGGGCCCCTCCTCGACCAGGGTCGGGATCGTGGACAGCTGCACCACGGGCTGGGCGATCCAGCCGCGGGGGTCGGCCTGCAACCGGGCACGCAGCTCATCGAGCTCCTCGGCAGTGGCCGCAGGACCGATGACGATGCCCTTGCCGCCGGAGCCGTCCACGGGCTTGACCACCAGCTCCTCGAGCCGGTCCAGGACCTCGGCGCGGGACTCGGGCTCCTCCAGCCGCCAGGTGTCGACGTTGGGCAGGATCGGCTCCTCGCCCAGGTAGTAGCGGATCAGGTCGGGCACGTAGGTGTAGGTGAGCTTGTCGTCCCCGATGCCGTTGCCGATGCCGTTGGCGACCACGACGTTCCCGGCGAGGACCGCGCGGACGAGGCCGGGTACGCCCAGCATCGAGTCGGGACGGAACACCTCGGGGTCGATGAAGTCGTCGTCGGTGCGCTTGTAGATCACGTCGACCCGCCGCAGCCCGGCAGTGGTGCGCATATAGATGCGCTCGTTGCGCTCGACCAGGTCGGAGGCCTCCACGAGGTCCACCCCCATGGTGCGTGCCAGCAGGGAGTGCTCGAAGTAGGCGCTGTTGAAGCGCCCCGGCGTGAGCACCACCACCGTGGCCTCCTCATCGGGGATGTCCGGCGCAGCGGCCTGCAGCGCGGAGAGCAGGCGGCCCGGATAGTCCCCGACCCGACGGACCGGCCGGTCGGCGAACAGCTCGGGAAGCCCTGCGCCATGGCGCGGCGGTTCGAGAGCACGTAGCTGACCCCGCTGGGGGTGCGCACATTGTCCTCCAGCACCCGGAACTCGCGGTCCCCGTCGCGCACCAGGTCGATGCCGGAGATGTGGATCCGCACGCCGTTCGGCGGGGTGTAGCCGCGCATCTCCTCGACCACATAGGTGGAGGAGGTGATCAGCTCTGCGGGGATCACCCCGTCAGCGATCGCCGACTGGTCGTTGTAGAGGTCATCGAGGAAGCGCTCGAGGGCGGCCACCCGCTGGGAGATGCCTGCGGAGACCCGCGCCCATTCCTCGGCCTCGATCACCCGCGGGATCGCGTCGATCGGGAAGGGGCGCTCCTCCCCAGCGTGGTCGAAGGTGATGCCCTGGTCGAGGTAGCTGCGAGCCAATGACTCCGAACGGGAGCGGAACTCCTCGGGCCCGAGCCCGGCCAGCGCGTCGTGCAGGGCGCGGTAGGTGGGCCGCACGGTGCCGTCGGGCGCGAACATCTCGTCGCCTCCGGCACCGGTGCGGGCGCTGTGGAACAGCGAGGTGGAAGACATGCCTACCATTCTCACACCACCCCTGCCCGGTGTGGCGCAGAACGCCCAGGAAGCGAGCACCATGTCCCTGCTGTCCCGACTCGGATCGGCCCTCCGCACCGCTGTGCGCTCCCCTTCGGTGCGGCGCAGCGCGCGTCGTCTCAGCCGCACTGCGGTGCGCGCGGCGCGGCAGAGCACCGGTGCCGACCGCAGTCCCCGGGCCGGCTCGGATCCACGGTCGGCGGGCGGCTCCTCCGGCGGCGAGGGTTCCCACGCGCTCGCTGATCGTCGCTCCCGCAGTGTCGTGGTGCTCGCCTATGAGCCGCACGCCGATGACCGCCCCGACCCGGGCGAGGTCGTCTGGGCCTGGGTGCCCTACGAGGAGGACATCACCCAGGGCAAGGATCGTCCCGTACTGGTGATCGCGGAGGAGAGCGCCGATCGCGGCGGCTCGGATGGCTCGGGTCAGGTGCTGGTGGCGCTCATGCTCACCTCCCGCGACCGTGCCGCCGAGGGAGCCGTGGCCACCGACGAGCACGGCTCCACGTGGGTCGACATCGGAGCCGGGGGCTGGGACCGCAGGGGCCGGCCCTCGGAGGTGCGTGCAGACCGGCTGCTGCGGCTCTCGCCGGAGGCGGTGCGTCGTGAGGGCGGCCGGCTGGATCGGGAACGCTATGACCGGGTGGCCGCCGTGGTGCGGGACGTCCACGGCTGGTGAGGGTCCGTGGCCGGCGATGGCCCGACTCCTGTGGCGCAGGAGACACGGCGCACATCGGATGCGGTCAGCTGGCCCGGCTCTGGTAATGTTCCCCACCGTATGTGTGACATACCGTTCGGTGTGCGCATGACGTGGTCCCGCCGTGTCAGGGGCGACGATTCGTGCGACCCGGGCGAGTACCCGTGGCAGCGACCCGGTACCGACGTCTCCAGGCGAGTCCCCACCGCCGTCCCCGTCGGCTCCGTTCCTCGGCCGTCTCGGATGATCCACCGCAGCAGCACAAGAGAAGAGTCTTCGTGGCAAACATCAAGTCCCAGATCAAGCGGAACAAGACGAACGAGAAGGCGCGTCTGCGCAATCGTGCCGTCAAGTCCGAGCTCAAGACCTACACCCGCAAGGTGAAGGCTGCCGTCTCCACCGGTGATGCCGAGGTGGCGGGCGAGGCGCTCAAGAGCGCGTCCCGCAAGCTCGACAAGGCCGTCTCCAAGGGCGTCATCCACGAGAACCAGGCCGCGAACCGCAAGTCCGGTCTCGCGAAGCTGGTCACCGGCATCGCCAAGTGACGACCGGCAGCCGTTGAGCTGCCTGCCCGCATGACGGGGTGAGCACCGAGCCCGGTGCGCAGTGATGCGCACCGGGCTCGGTGCTGTCCGCGTGCTGTCCGAGCGCAGGTGGGCCGGCCGCGGTTCAGCGCGCCCGGCGGGCGCGGCAGATACCCATCACCATGCGCTGCACCGACCACTGGGGGTCGCGTCCGGCGCCTTTGACCTCGTGGTCAGCGCGGGCCACCGCCTCCAATGCCCGAGCCAGTGAACGGTCGTTCCAGTGTCTGGCCTCACGGCCGAGGTTGCGCAGCATCCAGTCGGGCATCCCCAGGGTGCGAGCGCTGGCGCCGGGAGCGGTGACCTTCGCCAGGGACCGCATCTTGGACGCGATCGCGGCGACGATCGGCACCGGATCGGCGCCGGCGAGCTGTGCCTGCTGGAGCAGCTGCAGGGCATCCTGCTCCCGCCCGGCGATGGCAGCATCCGCCACGGCGAAGGCGGTGGACTCGACCCTTCCGGCCGTCAGGGCGTGGACATCCGCCACGGTCACCTGCGGGGCCTGTTCACCCGGGTCGGGGGTGGTGTCGTCGATGAGCTGACGACTGATCGCGGCGAGCTCGGCGAGATCGGTGCCGAAGGCATCGACGAGGGCGATCAGCGCCTCCGGCTGGATACGGCGCTGAGCGCGCGCGAACTCGGCGGCGACGAAGGCCTGCTTGTCCCCGGCGCGCTTGACGGGGCTCGCATCGACTCGCGGCACCCCGGCCTTCTTCAGGGCGTCCAGCAGCTTCTTGCCGCGGTTGCCACCTCGATGGACGAGCACCACGGTGACATCCTGCTCGGGCGCCCTGAGGTACTCGAGCAGCTCGAGGACGAGCGCATCGGGCGCCGACTGCAGCTCGGGGACCACAACGAAACGGGGCTCGCCGAACAGCGAGGGGCTGGCCACCTGGGCCAGCGCCCCGGGGCCGAGGCTGTCTCCGGAGAGGTCATGGACCTCCACCGTGGGATCGGACTCGCGGGCGAGACTCCGCAGGCGCTGGACAGCGCGGTCGGCGATCAGGGTCTCGGTGCCGTGGATCAGCACGATCGGTGCGAGGGCGACGCTGTGCCACTCGACATCGCTCACGGGGGCTCCTCACTGCTGGGGGACTGGCTGATCCTATCGGGCCGGGCCGACGCTGCGCGGTGGCGAGCTGCCGTCGGCCGGTAGCGTCACGGTGCCGTTCACGTCGGTGCGCAGGATCTGGGCGCCGACGTCGCGCATGAGGTCCAATGCCTCCGCGGTGGGGTGGCCGAAGCTGTTGTCCTGTCCCGCCGGAACCAGGGCGAGGTCCGGATCGAGCTGCCGATACAGCGGCGGGTGCTGGAATCGGGAACCGTGATGGGCGACCTTGACGATGTCGGCGGGACCGGGGTCCAGCCCGGCGAGCTCCTGCTGGGCGGCAGGCTCGAGATCGCCGAGGGCGAGCAGACGGGTGCCATCGTCCCAGAGCACGTCGAGCACGATCGAGCAGTCGTTGGCCGGGTCACCGTTTCCCGCGCTGTGCTCCGCGGCGCCGGCGCGCAGGGCGTCCTCCGCCGAGTCCGGCCACAGCACGCGCAGCGAGAGCCCGGGCCGCTGCCAGGTCTCCCCGGTGGTGGCGACGGTGGTCGGCACCTGGGGCACCGTCTGCTGAGCGGGGTCCGGCAGCGGGCAGATCCATTGCTCGTGCGGGGCGCGGCGTCCGTGGAGCGCGCTCCGGCCCCCGGTGTGGTCCTGATGGGGGTGGGTCAGCACCAGCAGGTCGATGTGCCGCACCTCCAGCCTGTCCAGGCACTGCCGCAGAGTCGCGGGATCGGGCCCGGTGTCGATCAGGACCGTGGTGGCCTCCGCGGCGTCGGCGCGGGAGCGCAGCAGCAGGGCATCGCCCTGGCCGACCGCGCACAGGGCAACGGTCCACTCCGGCCCAGTGCTCAGCGGGAGCAGCCGGCCCGTCCCGGGCGCCAGCACCGCGACCAGTAGCGCTGCCACCACCCACCGCGTCAGGGGAAGCCGGCGGGCCGCCACGGCGATCACGGCGGCGAGGAGCACAGCCACGGCCAGCAGCACCCCGATCCCTCCCTCGGGCACCGCGATGCGGGAGCCGGGCAGGGCATCGGCCGCCCGCGCGATCAGCAGCACCAGGTGGGCTCCCCCGGCGGCGAGCGTCCACAAGAGCTCCGCTGCGGCCGGCCAGACCGTCCCGATCACGAGGGCCAGCAGCCCGATCACCGTGGACGGTCCCACCAGCGGCCCCACCAGGATGTTCACCGGCACCGCCCAGGCGGAGACCTCCGGGGTGAGCAGGATCAGCACCGGGGTGCAGGCGAGCTGGGCGACCAGCGGCACCGCGAGCACGAGCGCGGCGGTGCGGCCGATCCGTGCTCCGCTGAGCTCCTGGAGGGCGGTCGCCAGCGGCGGCGCGGCCAGCAGTATGGCCGCGGTCGCGAGGGCGGACAGCAGGAATCCGATGGACGCGGCGGTGACCGGATCGAGCACGGACCACAGGGCCACGGTGAGGGCGAGTGCTGCCGTCGGTGAGGCTCGCACCCCGGCGAAGCGTGCGGCCAGCAGGGGGACCGCCATCGTCGCCGCGCGCTGGACGCTGGGTTCGTCCCCGACCAGCCACACGTAGCCTGCCACCACCGCTGCGGCGACGAGCAGCCGGGGTCGGCGGCGCACCCCGCTCAGCAGCAGCGGGCCCAGCACTGCGGCCAGGACCAGTGCGATGTTCGCGCCGGAGACGGCGACCAGATGAGAGATCCCTGCTCGCCGCATGATGTCCTCGGTCCTCTCCCCCATGCCCCGGGTGTCGCCCAGGACCATCCCGCGCACCAGTGCTGCTTCGTCGCCGGGGAGGTGGGAGGTGGCCTGCCGGGCCTGCCGGCGCAACGCGTGGCGAGCGGACTGGGCACGGCCCGCGAGACCCGCCGATGCCACCGGTCGCACCTCGGTCGCGCGCACGATGACCAGGGACCCGCTGAGGACGACCCGCCCCCGCAGGTGCGCGAGATCGCCGTCCCGCACCCGGGACAGATCCTGCGACGGTTCGCCGGAGGCACGTACCAGGACCGGCAACGAGGCGGGCAGCGAGACGACATCGCGGCCCACCCGAGCCGGACCGCGCACCGTCCGTGCCCGCATCTGCTGGCCCTGACGGGCCCACGACGGTCCGCCGCCCGGCGGGGCAGGATCTGCCGCGGCGACGACGGAGAGCTCCACCACCAGCCCCTGCTGCGCCGCCTCCTCCAAGGTCGTGTCGGTGCTTCCGTGCCGCTGCAGCGCCGGGAACAGCAGCGCCCCGGCCAGCACCACGACGCCCAGGTGGGCAAAGAGGCTGCGCGACGTGCGCGGTGAGCCGGTGAGAGTGACAGCGCTCAGCGCGAGGGCGACCAGCACGGCGCCACCGGCGACGGCCGCCGCGGTGCCGGCGGTGACGCCGAGCACGGCCAGCGCCCAGACACAGGTCGCGCCGGGCAGCAGGCGCAGATCTGCCCGGGTCATACGGTCGCCCGACCGCGGATCTCCTCGAGGGTGGCGGGCCCGATCCCGGAGACCTCCAGCAATCCGTCCACCGCCTGGAAGGGGCCGTTCTTCTCCCGATGCTCCACGATGCGCTGGGCGATCGCCGGTCCCACCCCGGGCAGCTCCTCGAGCTCGGCGGCGCCGGCGGTGTTCAGATCGATCAGCGCCCCGCCGTCGGGCTCCTCCGCCCCGCCCGTGGACGCGGGTCCTCCCGCCATGGCGGGGCGGGGCTGCTCCCCCGGCACCGGGACGTGGATCTGCTCGCCGTCGGCGAGCGGTCGGGCCAGGTTCACCACCGAGAGATCGGCATCTCCCGTCGGGCCGCCGGCGGCGCGCAGGGCGTCATCCACCCGGGCATCACCCGGCAGCTGCACCACACCGGGGGCCGCCACCGCCCCGGAGACGTGGACGACGATCTCGGAGGAGTCGGTGGCTGCGGAGGCCGACGGGACGGACGTCGGCTCGGGCGCCCCGGCATCGCTCGCGGCGTCGGTCGCGTGTTCCGAGGAGGCGGCCTCGACACCCTGATCGTGGGCTGTCGGAGCCGGCTCCACCGGCACAGCGGAGCCCGACCCGGACAGATGCACGACCCCGACCGCGATCAGCACCAGCACTGCGAGACCCACCAGCGCCGATGGCGACGGTGCGGGCAGCGTCAGATGACGAGTCCGCTGCGGTGCGGAGTGGTCGCGCCGCGCGATGAGCGCCTGACCCGATCGGCGGTGCCTCCCGGCGCGACCGCGCCGCGGCCCCTCGGATCCGGTGTGTGCTCCCATGACTGCGACGCTAGGTCGCCGATCATGTCGACTTCTACGGACGGATCGTCGTTGGGGACGGCCGCCCGCTGGGGAGGAACGGTCGGCTCCACCTCGTCACCGAGCCACCACCGTTCGCGATCCCCTGACCCATCGCTCAGGACAGGCCCAGCATCACCAGCCACTGCTGCCGGAACATCAGGGCGATCACGACGATCACCATCAGGTACCACAGCAGCGTCAGCACCACCCACCGTCGCAGCAGGCCCGCCAGCGGTGCGGGCACGCGCAGATCGCCGCTCTCGATGGTGTGGGCCAGGGTGGCGAAGAACATCGGCGCCGTGACCGACCAGATCACCATGCACCACGGGCACAGCGCGCCGATCACGAAGATCGTGGAGGACGCCAGGAAGTGCACGTAACCGAACGCGAAGGTGATCCCGCCCAGCCGGGCCCAGCGGAACCAGGTGGGCAGCGGGGTGCCGGACGCCATCAGCGCACCGAGCGCGCCCATGATCGCGAAGCCCCCCAGACCGATCGCCATGTTCGGGATCCCCAGTGCGGAGGACTGCCAGGTCATCATCACGTTGCCGCAGGAGATGAAGGGGTTCACATCGCAGGCCAGGCTGGAGCCCGGGTTGGCGAGCAGGAACTCCTTGCCGACCTGCAGCTCGAGCGAACCGATCCAGCCGACCAACGCACCGATCAGCAGCACCAGCCCGGTCACCCGCTGCCCGGCGCGCGCCTTCGCGGAGCGCTCGGCGGCGAGCTCGGCGTCGATCTCGGCCAGCAGGGTCGCGTCGTCGTGCGCGGGTTCCGTGCCTGCCGGGTCCGTGGTGGGGCTCTCGTTCATTCGATGACCGTGCTCTTCCGTGCGGGGGGACGGGGCGTCAGGAACAGCTGTCAGACAACGGGGTGCTCGCGGAACCAGGCCGCGAGGAGGGCGTTGCCCTCGTCCATGCTCACCCGGGGCGTCCAGTGCAGCCGCTCGCGGGTGCGGCGCTGGTCGAACCAGTGCGCCGTGGACATCTGCTCGGCGAGGAACTCCGTCATCGGCGGCTCGTCATGGCCGGGACGCTTCTCCCAGATCCGCTCGATCACGCGACCGGCGAAACGGGCCGCGGAGCCGGGGACGCGAAGAGTGGGTACGGGTACCCCGGCGGCCTCGCACCAGCCGGCGAACACGTCGCGGACCGTGCGGGGCTCACCGTTGGAGACCACGAAGCTCTCCCCGTGCACCTCGTCGATCCGATCCAGCCCCGCGACGATCGCCTCGGCGGCATTGGTGACGTAGGTGGTGTCGATCAGTGCCATGCCGTCGTCCAGCAGCGGCAACCGGCCGCGGCGAGCACGATCGACGATCCGGCCCACCAGCTGGGTGTCGCCGGGGCCCCACACCACGTGGGGACGGATCGAGGTGACCTGCAGTCCGTCTGTGCCATCCGCCTCCATGGCCAGCAGCTCGGCCGCCGCCTTGGTACGGGCGTAGGGGCCGCGGGCCATCGAGGGGTCGGCGGGGGTGGCATCCGCACCGACGATCGCCCTGCCCAGGTGGGCGACCGACGGGGAGGAGACGTTCACCAGCGCGCCCCCGCCCTGGGCGCGCAGCGCCTCGACCACATGGCGGGTGCCCTCGATGTTGATCGCCCGGTACTCGTGCTCGGGCCCGGAGATGGAGACCTTCGCGGCGAGGTGGACCACCGCATCGACGCCCTGCACTGCACGGCGCACATCGTCGGCCTCGGTGAGGGAACCGGTGAGGTCCTGGACCCCGTCGATCCCGGCGGGACGGCGCTGGAAGGCGCGCACCGACGCGCCCTGGTCGCGCAGGGCGGTTGCGACCGCCCCGCCGAGCATGCCGGAGGCCCCGGTGACCAGGACGATCGGCGCACTCACAGGGCCTCCGCCCGCTCCCCGGCCAGGGTCTGCGCGGACCAGCGCGACAGCGCCGCTCGATCGATCTTCGAGTT
Encoded proteins:
- a CDS encoding alpha-E domain-containing protein, producing MMLSRIADAMFWIGRYVERADQTARILDVTLQSITEDTPEDLTAACAAVYQIFGVEQVGEEDCTVQRVLDSLVTDRMNPSSVAGALLTARENARGVREALSTEVWESLNTTTLGLPRGVRPSRMHGAFQFAKDRCAVVNGLVDSSMTRDEAWLFLRIGQLLERVDMLARNLQDHDLADASSAGTVMLLRSCSAHEAYIRTYRGRVRSSRAIEFLLLDSIFPRSAVHCLSELDEALETLAKLHGNSFDRLGAAEPGRRIAGRALASLRFRSLDDIIVDFDEEMEQLQMVTGAVTRALGTTYFHPAH
- a CDS encoding type II toxin-antitoxin system PemK/MazF family toxin, which gives rise to MSLLSRLGSALRTAVRSPSVRRSARRLSRTAVRAARQSTGADRSPRAGSDPRSAGGSSGGEGSHALADRRSRSVVVLAYEPHADDRPDPGEVVWAWVPYEEDITQGKDRPVLVIAEESADRGGSDGSGQVLVALMLTSRDRAAEGAVATDEHGSTWVDIGAGGWDRRGRPSEVRADRLLRLSPEAVRREGGRLDRERYDRVAAVVRDVHGW
- the rpsT gene encoding 30S ribosomal protein S20 is translated as MANIKSQIKRNKTNEKARLRNRAVKSELKTYTRKVKAAVSTGDAEVAGEALKSASRKLDKAVSKGVIHENQAANRKSGLAKLVTGIAK
- the holA gene encoding DNA polymerase III subunit delta, with protein sequence MSDVEWHSVALAPIVLIHGTETLIADRAVQRLRSLARESDPTVEVHDLSGDSLGPGALAQVASPSLFGEPRFVVVPELQSAPDALVLELLEYLRAPEQDVTVVLVHRGGNRGKKLLDALKKAGVPRVDASPVKRAGDKQAFVAAEFARAQRRIQPEALIALVDAFGTDLAELAAISRQLIDDTTPDPGEQAPQVTVADVHALTAGRVESTAFAVADAAIAGREQDALQLLQQAQLAGADPVPIVAAIASKMRSLAKVTAPGASARTLGMPDWMLRNLGREARHWNDRSLARALEAVARADHEVKGAGRDPQWSVQRMVMGICRARRAR
- a CDS encoding ComEC/Rec2 family competence protein, producing MTRADLRLLPGATCVWALAVLGVTAGTAAAVAGGAVLVALALSAVTLTGSPRTSRSLFAHLGVVVLAGALLFPALQRHGSTDTTLEEAAQQGLVVELSVVAAADPAPPGGGPSWARQGQQMRARTVRGPARVGRDVVSLPASLPVLVRASGEPSQDLSRVRDGDLAHLRGRVVLSGSLVIVRATEVRPVASAGLAGRAQSARHALRRQARQATSHLPGDEAALVRGMVLGDTRGMGERTEDIMRRAGISHLVAVSGANIALVLAAVLGPLLLSGVRRRPRLLVAAAVVAGYVWLVGDEPSVQRAATMAVPLLAARFAGVRASPTAALALTVALWSVLDPVTAASIGFLLSALATAAILLAAPPLATALQELSGARIGRTAALVLAVPLVAQLACTPVLILLTPEVSAWAVPVNILVGPLVGPSTVIGLLALVIGTVWPAAAELLWTLAAGGAHLVLLIARAADALPGSRIAVPEGGIGVLLAVAVLLAAVIAVAARRLPLTRWVVAALLVAVLAPGTGRLLPLSTGPEWTVALCAVGQGDALLLRSRADAAEATTVLIDTGPDPATLRQCLDRLEVRHIDLLVLTHPHQDHTGGRSALHGRRAPHEQWICPLPDPAQQTVPQVPTTVATTGETWQRPGLSLRVLWPDSAEDALRAGAAEHSAGNGDPANDCSIVLDVLWDDGTRLLALGDLEPAAQQELAGLDPGPADIVKVAHHGSRFQHPPLYRQLDPDLALVPAGQDNSFGHPTAEALDLMRDVGAQILRTDVNGTVTLPADGSSPPRSVGPAR
- a CDS encoding ComEA family DNA-binding protein, which gives rise to MGAHTGSEGPRRGRAGRHRRSGQALIARRDHSAPQRTRHLTLPAPSPSALVGLAVLVLIAVGVVHLSGSGSAVPVEPAPTAHDQGVEAASSEHATDAASDAGAPEPTSVPSASAATDSSEIVVHVSGAVAAPGVVQLPGDARVDDALRAAGGPTGDADLSVVNLARPLADGEQIHVPVPGEQPRPAMAGGPASTGGAEEPDGGALIDLNTAGAAELEELPGVGPAIAQRIVEHREKNGPFQAVDGLLEVSGIGPATLEEIRGRATV
- a CDS encoding vitamin K epoxide reductase family protein yields the protein MNESPTTDPAGTEPAHDDATLLAEIDAELAAERSAKARAGQRVTGLVLLIGALVGWIGSLELQVGKEFLLANPGSSLACDVNPFISCGNVMMTWQSSALGIPNMAIGLGGFAIMGALGALMASGTPLPTWFRWARLGGITFAFGYVHFLASSTIFVIGALCPWCMVIWSVTAPMFFATLAHTIESGDLRVPAPLAGLLRRWVVLTLLWYLMVIVVIALMFRQQWLVMLGLS
- a CDS encoding NAD-dependent epimerase/dehydratase family protein, whose protein sequence is MSAPIVLVTGASGMLGGAVATALRDQGASVRAFQRRPAGIDGVQDLTGSLTEADDVRRAVQGVDAVVHLAAKVSISGPEHEYRAINIEGTRHVVEALRAQGGGALVNVSSPSVAHLGRAIVGADATPADPSMARGPYARTKAAAELLAMEADGTDGLQVTSIRPHVVWGPGDTQLVGRIVDRARRGRLPLLDDGMALIDTTYVTNAAEAIVAGLDRIDEVHGESFVVSNGEPRTVRDVFAGWCEAAGVPVPTLRVPGSAARFAGRVIERIWEKRPGHDEPPMTEFLAEQMSTAHWFDQRRTRERLHWTPRVSMDEGNALLAAWFREHPVV